Proteins encoded together in one Bombyx mori chromosome 24, ASM3026992v2 window:
- the LOC101735736 gene encoding uncharacterized protein LOC101735736: MESEDWCAVLIDNIDNFFKTLDDKIEKEQQQLKASRMKTELETKLAQETKVHNELSERLAELSRRSGELDNVCASLQSCLTIADSDKNRLENAKETYQLVKELTGVRLDFSAPPNISKGYIKNESRKVLQPFEVDSADSNALWNLIQSVSGDWSDKENKPRN, encoded by the exons atGGAATCAGAAGATTGGTGTGCCGTGCTAATTGATAATATCGACAATTTCTTCAAGACACTTGATG ataaaattgaaaaagaacAGCAACAATTAAAGGCTAGCCGAATGAAAACTGAACTAGAGACGAAATTAGCCCAAGAAACGAAAGTACAC AATGAATTGAGTGAACGTCTGGCAGAGCTGTCCCGGCGTTCAGGAGAGCTTGATAATGTTTGTGCCAGCCTTCAATCTTGTCTCACCATAGCTGATAGCGATAAGAACAGACTGGAAAATGccaa AGAAACATATCAACTAGTGAAAGAGTTGACAGGTGTCAGACTGGATTTTAGTGCACCCCCAAATATTTCCAAAGGAT ATATAAAAAATGAGTCTCGTAAGGTTTTGCAACCTTTCGAAGTGGACTCTGCCGACAGCAATGCCCTGTGGAACCTCATACAAAGCGTCTCCGGAGACTGGAGTGACAAGGAGAACAAACCGAGGAACTGA
- the LOC101740403 gene encoding WD repeat-containing protein 74, which translates to MVVNEDSQLDIFVGSTIGSFKHVKYYTDNTKNNKKCIENLVDVKSLQKGEGITCMEWGNKEQTEILIGKKNQQIQVYHTLQGNKCIYTADYAEGHVVGLGKVNNTLVSAVSSGTVRVWGDDANEDIFTGGKLDRMRVCSDDTLFATGGEENDLKVWRVGESQPTFSAKNLAHDWLQLRQPVWVTDLVFVPGEGGRVVAVCSRHGYVRLYDTRSQRRPVQNVTFDLAATCIAPSISTRLALVGFARGQLRQVELRLGRPDKGYKGGAGAVTGAGAGGGRVLSTSLDRHLYVHRYSDKELVHKQYLTSKPSCILVQTETETPLRKAKSEREVDDVTEPADDMDAIFETMETVGDPGPVSKRPKPSLEGSTEVVEDTEAAIAKLLRSTEKTRKRREQRKREKKKKSVFHNA; encoded by the exons ATGGTGGTTAATGAAGATTCTCAGTTAGACATATTCGTGGGTAGTACGATTGGATCGTTCAAGC ATGTAAAATATTACACGGACAACACGAAAAACAACAAGAAATGCATAGAAAACTTGGTCGACGTTAAATCTTTACAGAAAGGCGAAGGTATAACTTGCATGGAATGGGGTAACAAAGAACAAACTGAAATTTTGATTGGAAAGAAAAACCAACAG ATACAAGTTTACCACACTTTACAAGGAAACAAGTGTATTTATACAGCCGACTATgcagaaggacatgtcgtaggTCTGGGGAAAGTGAACAATACATTGGTATCAGCCGTGTCAAGTGGCACCGTCAGAGTATGGGGCGATGATGCGAATGAAGATATTTTCACTGGCGGGAAGCTGGATAGGATGAGGGTCTGCAGCGATGATACATTATTTGCTACAG GCGGCGAAGAAAACGATTTGAAAGTTTGGCGCGTCGGCGAGTCCCAGCCAACGTTCTCTGCCAAGAACTTGGCCCACGATTGGCTCCAACTACGCCAGCCGGTCTGGGTGACCGACCTGGTGTTTGTCCCCGGCGAGGGGGGCAGGGTGGTAGCCGTCTGCTCCCGACACGGCTACGTGAG ATTGTACGACACTCGCTCGCAAAGAAGGCCGGTCCAGAACGTGACCTTCGATCTGGCGGCCACTTGCATCGCGCCCAGCATCAGCACGCG TCTGGCGTTGGTGGGGTTCGCCCGGGGACAGCTCCGGCAGGTGGAACTGCGGCTGGGGCGCCCCGACAAGGGGTACAAGGGGGGTGCGGGGGCGGTgacgggcgcgggggcggggggcggcCGCGTGCTCAGTACCTCCCTGGACAGACATCTATACGTGCACCGATACAGCGACAAGGAACTCGTTCATAAG CAATATTTAACTTCGAAGCCGTCTTGCATCCTGGTACAGACAGAGACGGAAACTCCTCTGAGGAAGGCGAAGAGCGAGAGGGAAGTCGATGACGTGACTGAACCCGCCGACGACATGGACGCCATCTTTGAAACAATGGAGACTGTTGG GGACCCCGGACCGGTCAGCAAGAGACCCAAACCCTCGCTGGAGGGCAGCACCGAAGTGGTGGAAGACACGGAAGCGGCCATAGCGAAGCTCCTCCGCAGCACGGAGAAGACCAGGAAGAGGAGGGAGCAGCGGAAGCgggagaagaaaaagaagagcgTCTTTCATAATGCctga